The following coding sequences lie in one Gemmatimonadota bacterium genomic window:
- a CDS encoding FtsX-like permease family protein, whose protein sequence is MFKNYLVIAIRNLLKYKMYSAINVIGLGIGIGCVILIGLFVQNELAVNTQHPHIDRLYRVIGEYRSENGQKTYDWRISGAIGPTLARDFPEVEISTRTMLRQAWVQHEDKVLNRVFCLADPNCLDVFNFPIIQGDKTALLQHDSVFITESMARDYFGDQDPIGKVFTIESGFIGGDYTVAGVLKDLPRRSSIRFDMLSASVRPAFLSRYWNAYLPTAHWRGSITVHVRLKENTSVEKLALKMPAMVEQYMGPEMVAHTTYHFQPMDEVHLYSQRDYGLRDVSDLEGPVTYGNIAHVYAASATAILIFLIAGINFINLTTARSANRAREVGLRKVVGAHRGQLALQFLAESMIFSVLSLIVGLVVVSDFLSHFNDYTGNFLTLDITSNMVLALAGLSLITGLLTGIYPAFLLSRFRPVEVLKGTLAAGARGGLLRKVLVIFQFSTSIALIVITLVVFNQMSYIQNKNLGFDKEYVIESRLLWESRNSRLYEDRLWERYNVVKDAFLQHPNITAATISRSSHGRTAPQATFSAYEPGKEELRMGRNEVDEDFLSFFNIELVAGRDFSEDAAKRYDSESFVPRDQLDQLKVHGQAEYILNETAVKMLGWTDPIGKPFGVKGRRPGRVVGVVKDFHSRTLHEPLGPMVLYANNAVPKTIYLKVSPHNFDETVAHMEKVWKHFLPIRPFAYTFMDDNLNQRYTQERQLSQTMSVFAALAIFVACLGLLGLVSFLTEQRKKEVGIRKVLGASAGLVVGLFLKEFIRLVLVSCLLAWPIAYWATNEWLQNFAYRIEISALPFLVGGVCMVVLTTITVAYKVIKTAQANPIEALRHE, encoded by the coding sequence ATGTTCAAAAACTATCTCGTCATCGCGATTCGCAATTTACTTAAATATAAAATGTACTCAGCGATCAATGTTATCGGGCTGGGCATTGGCATTGGGTGTGTCATCTTGATCGGTCTGTTTGTGCAAAACGAGTTGGCTGTTAACACCCAACATCCACATATAGATCGCTTATATCGGGTCATTGGTGAGTATCGGTCAGAAAATGGTCAGAAAACATACGACTGGCGCATTTCGGGGGCAATTGGCCCCACTTTGGCACGCGATTTCCCCGAAGTTGAAATCTCCACACGCACAATGCTTCGCCAAGCCTGGGTGCAGCATGAGGACAAAGTCTTGAATCGGGTATTTTGTCTCGCGGACCCGAATTGCCTGGATGTGTTCAACTTTCCAATAATACAGGGTGACAAGACCGCTCTTTTACAGCATGATTCTGTTTTTATCACCGAATCTATGGCACGCGATTATTTTGGCGATCAAGACCCCATAGGCAAAGTGTTTACGATCGAAAGTGGCTTTATTGGGGGCGATTATACTGTCGCAGGTGTACTTAAAGATTTGCCCAGGCGATCCTCGATTCGTTTTGATATGCTTTCAGCCTCTGTCAGGCCTGCTTTTCTGTCTCGATACTGGAATGCCTATTTGCCAACAGCACATTGGAGAGGCTCAATCACGGTCCACGTACGGTTAAAAGAAAACACGTCAGTTGAAAAATTGGCTTTAAAAATGCCCGCGATGGTGGAACAGTATATGGGACCGGAAATGGTAGCACACACGACGTATCACTTCCAGCCCATGGATGAAGTGCATTTATACTCACAACGCGATTACGGGCTTCGAGACGTATCCGACCTTGAAGGGCCAGTGACGTATGGCAATATCGCACATGTCTATGCTGCGTCTGCTACAGCCATTCTTATTTTTTTAATTGCGGGCATCAACTTCATCAATTTGACCACAGCACGATCAGCTAACCGGGCGCGTGAGGTGGGATTGCGAAAAGTGGTCGGCGCGCATCGGGGGCAACTCGCTTTGCAATTTTTGGCTGAGTCGATGATTTTCTCTGTATTGAGTTTGATTGTGGGGTTAGTTGTTGTTTCTGATTTCTTATCACATTTCAACGACTATACGGGTAATTTTTTAACATTGGATATCACGAGCAATATGGTGTTGGCTCTGGCTGGATTATCTTTGATAACAGGGCTTCTTACGGGGATTTATCCAGCATTTCTTTTATCGCGGTTTCGGCCTGTTGAAGTGCTCAAAGGCACACTCGCAGCAGGTGCCCGCGGTGGGTTATTGCGAAAAGTGCTGGTGATTTTTCAGTTTAGCACATCTATTGCACTAATTGTGATCACATTGGTTGTGTTTAATCAAATGTCGTATATCCAGAATAAAAACCTGGGATTTGACAAAGAGTACGTCATTGAGTCTCGTCTCTTGTGGGAATCTCGCAATTCTCGTTTGTATGAAGATCGCTTGTGGGAGCGGTACAATGTTGTCAAAGATGCGTTTTTGCAGCATCCCAATATTACGGCTGCAACAATTTCGCGTTCTTCACACGGACGCACTGCGCCGCAAGCGACTTTTAGTGCTTATGAACCGGGCAAAGAAGAATTGCGTATGGGCAGAAATGAAGTGGATGAAGATTTTCTGAGTTTCTTCAATATTGAACTTGTTGCGGGTCGAGACTTTTCAGAAGACGCAGCGAAAAGGTATGATTCGGAATCATTTGTGCCCCGAGATCAGTTGGATCAATTGAAAGTTCACGGTCAGGCAGAATACATTCTCAATGAAACCGCTGTTAAAATGCTGGGTTGGACAGACCCCATTGGCAAACCATTTGGTGTGAAAGGACGAAGACCGGGGCGTGTTGTAGGCGTGGTTAAAGATTTTCACTCGCGCACATTGCACGAGCCACTGGGCCCCATGGTTTTATATGCGAACAACGCGGTACCCAAGACAATTTATCTGAAGGTAAGCCCTCATAATTTCGATGAAACCGTTGCACACATGGAAAAGGTATGGAAACATTTTTTGCCGATTCGCCCTTTTGCTTACACGTTTATGGATGACAATCTGAATCAGCGATATACACAGGAGCGACAGTTGAGCCAAACGATGAGCGTTTTTGCTGCTCTGGCTATTTTTGTTGCGTGTCTGGGCCTATTGGGGCTGGTCTCATTTTTGACCGAACAGCGCAAAAAGGAAGTGGGTATTCGCAAGGTGTTGGGTGCATCTGCAGGTCTTGTTGTAGGGCTGTTTTTGAAAGAGTTTATTCGCCTGGTATTGGTATCCTGTTTATTGGCATGGCCGATTGCCTATTGGGCAACCAATGAATGGTTACAGAATTTTGCCTATCGCATTGAGATTTCGGCACTGCCGTTTTTAGTAGGTGGTGTGTGTATGGTTGTCCTGACAACAATAACAGTAGCGTATAAGGTCATCAAAACAGCTCAGGCAAATCCAATAGAGGCCTTGCGGCATGAATGA
- a CDS encoding NAD(P)-dependent oxidoreductase → MNVVVIGADRPWGALLATGLGAGFEVVAIGSEDARDFAGYRQVDLLQRESVDPVLASVEAVVYAAASNPIGDSEQVLLDVAARGTYVALTSACAAGVEKVVLLSCLDLVRDYPEEYIVDPRWNAIPRAEAGSLAPFMAELVGREIARTGQIEVRCLRLGAPGVETMAADAVAAVRDALIAEREGHHWSLAHVASSGRFA, encoded by the coding sequence ATGAATGTGGTAGTGATTGGCGCGGATCGTCCCTGGGGTGCGCTGCTGGCGACCGGGTTGGGCGCGGGGTTTGAGGTGGTGGCGATTGGTTCGGAAGATGCCCGTGATTTTGCCGGGTACCGACAGGTTGATTTGCTCCAGCGAGAATCGGTAGATCCGGTGCTGGCGAGCGTAGAGGCTGTTGTGTACGCGGCGGCCAGCAATCCGATAGGGGATAGCGAACAGGTTCTGCTCGATGTAGCGGCGCGGGGTACTTATGTAGCGCTGACGTCGGCCTGTGCCGCTGGTGTTGAGAAGGTGGTGCTGTTGAGTTGCCTGGATTTGGTGCGGGATTATCCGGAGGAATATATCGTTGATCCGCGGTGGAATGCGATTCCGCGCGCTGAGGCCGGGTCGTTGGCACCGTTTATGGCTGAACTGGTGGGGCGAGAGATTGCGCGTACGGGTCAGATCGAGGTGCGTTGTTTGCGCCTTGGTGCGCCGGGTGTGGAGACGATGGCGGCGGATGCGGTGGCGGCGGTGCGCGATGCGCTTATAGCCGAGCGCGAGGGGCATCACTGGTCGCTGGCGCATGTGGCGTCGAGTGGGCGTTTTGCTTGA
- a CDS encoding NAD-dependent epimerase/dehydratase family protein: protein MWRRVGVLLEGDVMAIVNEGNVVLFGAGGPVGAAAISALKGHYTLRVTDLRPMTEIAVSPPQSPRAPIPEVLGPPHENRVVDITDYAQVLAACEGMNAAINVSVIRPHPVLAFQVNMVGAYNVAKACVACGIKRLIHTGPFHTSLDHNADYWNDFQLDADIPLHPGDDLYAVTKYLGGHVTRVFAEREGLEVLAFVYTQFRPGEVLPEEYGRGAHPYTTSWEDTGTAFLYGLRAPEMPSPYENFFICARLPHDKYRPDKAKRLLGWEAKDRFEALYVRSSGVGD from the coding sequence ATGTGGCGTCGAGTGGGCGTTTTGCTTGAGGGGGATGTTATGGCGATTGTAAATGAGGGGAATGTGGTGTTGTTCGGGGCTGGTGGTCCGGTGGGTGCTGCGGCGATTTCTGCGCTTAAAGGCCATTATACTTTGCGGGTGACCGATCTTCGGCCTATGACAGAGATCGCGGTTTCGCCGCCGCAGAGTCCCCGGGCGCCGATTCCAGAGGTGTTGGGTCCGCCGCACGAGAATCGGGTTGTGGATATTACGGATTACGCGCAGGTGCTAGCTGCGTGCGAGGGTATGAATGCGGCGATCAATGTGTCTGTGATTCGGCCGCATCCGGTGCTGGCTTTTCAGGTGAATATGGTGGGTGCGTACAATGTGGCTAAAGCCTGTGTGGCCTGTGGGATTAAGCGGCTGATCCATACGGGACCTTTCCACACTTCGCTGGATCACAATGCCGATTATTGGAATGATTTTCAATTGGATGCCGATATCCCGCTTCATCCAGGCGATGATCTCTACGCTGTGACCAAGTATCTGGGCGGGCATGTGACACGCGTTTTTGCCGAGCGCGAGGGTCTGGAGGTGCTTGCATTTGTTTATACGCAGTTTCGGCCAGGCGAGGTGTTGCCCGAAGAATATGGGCGCGGCGCACATCCTTATACGACGTCGTGGGAGGATACGGGTACGGCGTTTTTGTATGGGTTGCGAGCGCCCGAGATGCCGTCGCCTTATGAGAATTTTTTCATTTGTGCGCGGTTGCCGCACGATAAGTATCGGCCCGATAAGGCGAAGCGGTTGTTGGGATGGGAGGCGAAGGATCGCTTTGAAGCGTTGTATGTGCGGTCTTCAGGGGTGGGTGATTAG